DNA from Oncorhynchus masou masou isolate Uvic2021 chromosome 5, UVic_Omas_1.1, whole genome shotgun sequence:
CTTGGGTCTGATGAGTGTCAGCATCGGGCGCCTTAACCCGGCGTACGGTTCATCCCACAGCGCCAGTTCTGTTTACCAAAAGTGGCCCACTCAGCAGCTCGCATTCCACGCCCTGCTCCAAGCCAGCGAGCCGGGCTTCTTACCCATTTAAAGTTTGAGAATAGGTTGAGATCGTTTTCGGCACCAAGACCTCTAATCATTCGCTTTACCAGATAAAACTGCGAGACTTCGAGCGCCAGCTATCCTGAGGGAAACTTTGGAGGGAACCAGCTACTAGATGGTTTGATTAGTCTTTCGCCCCTATACCCAGGTTGGATGACCGATTTGCACGTCAGGACCGCTACGGACCTCCACCAGAGTTTCCTCTGGCTTCACCCTGCCCAGGTGTAGTTCACCATCTTTTGCAGTAAAAATCACAATATTGTGGGAGCACCTCCTCTAAGAATgtgaattaggctgtttgagaaggtttgaatcctaagcaaaCTGCATACACAGTGTTTAAAGTACAAtagaccaacatagctactgtagtaggtcaaagctgtgtgctggaaaaccttggtagacatgggtggaataggcaatGTGGTGCTCATGGgaatttcctttttttttttggcttcagaccaatgcctacttctcatttaaaacatgtatttttattttgaattattttggattaagggttagggttatggctagggttatggctagggttatggttaggtttagggttatggttagggttatggttagggttatggttagggttagggttatggttagggttatggttagggttagggctatggttagggttatggctagggttatggctagggttagggttaggtttagggttatggttagggttatggttagggttatggttagggttagggctatggttagggttatggctagggttatggctagggttagggttatggctagagttagggttatggctagggttatggttagggttatggttagggctatggttagggttatggctagggttagggttatggctagggttatggctagggtaatggttagggttagggttagggttatggttagggttatggctagggttagggttatggctagggttagggttatggttagggttatggctatggttagggttagggttatggctagggttatggctagggttatggctagggttacggttagggttatgggttatggttagggttagggttatggttagggttatggctagggttagggttagggttatggctagggttatggttagggttatggctagggctatggttagggttatggttatggctagggttagggttatggctagggttagggttatggctagggttagggttatggctagggttagggttatggcaagggttagggttatggctagtgttatgcttatggttagggttagggttatggctagagttagggttatgactagagttagggttagggttatggttagggttagggttatggctagggttatggctagggttatggttagggttatggttatggttagggttagggttatggctagagttagggttatgactagagttagggttatggttagggttatggctagggttatggttagggttagggttatggctagagttagggttatggctagagttagggttatggttagggttatggttagggttagggttatggctagggttagggttatggttcgggttatggctagggttagggttagggctagggttatggctagggttatggttagggttagggttatggttatggctagggttagagttatggctagggttagggttatggctagggttatggttatggctagggttagggttatggctagggttagggttatggctagggttagggttatggttagggttatggtgatggctagggttagggttatggttagggttagggttatggctagggttagggttatggctagagttagggttatgactagagttagggttagggttatggttatggctagggttagagttatggctagggttagggttatggctagggttatggttagggttatggctagggttagggttatggttatggttagggttagggatagggttatggctagggttagggttatggctagggttatggttagggttatggtgatggctagggttagggttatggctagggttagggttatggctagggttagggttatggctagggttatggttagggttagggttatggctagggttagggttatggctagggttagggttatggctagggttagggttatggttagggttatggtgatggctagggttagggttatggttagggttagggttatggctagggtcagggttatggctagagttagggttatgactagagttagggttatggttagggttagggttatggctagagttagggttatgactagagttagggttatggttagggttatggctagggttatggttagggttagggttatggctagagttagggttatggctagagttagggttatgactagagttagggttatggttagggttatggctagggttaaggttagggttagggttatggctagggttatggctaggtttatggctagggttatggttagggttagggttatggctagggttagggttatggttcggttatggctagggttagggttagggctagggttatggctagggttatggttagggttagggttatggttatggctagggttagggttatggctagggttagggttttggctagggttagggttatggctagggttatggttagtgttagggttatggttagggttatggctagggttatggttagggttatggctagggttatggttagggttatggctagggttatggctatggttatggttagggttatggcaagggttagggttatggctagggttatggttagggttatggtgatggctagggttagggttatggttaggtttagggttatggctagggttagggttagggttatggttatggctagggttatggttatggttagggttatggttatggctagggttagggttatggctacggttagggttatggctagggttagggttttggctagggttagggttatggctagggttatggttattgttagggttatggttagggttatggctagggttatggttagggttatggctagggttatggctagggttacagttagggttagggttatggctagggttagggttatggttaggtttatggctagggttagggttagggttatggctagggttatggttagggttatggctagggttatggttagggttatggttatggctagggttagggttagggttatggttatggctagggttatggttatggttagggttatggttatggctagggttagggttatggctacggttagggttatggctagggttagggttatggctagggttagggttatggctagtgttatggttatggttagggttagggttagggttatggctagagttagggttatggctagggttatggttagggttatggttatggttagggttagggttatggctagagttagggttatgactagagttagggttatggttagggttatggctagggttacctaggataggataaagcaatccttctcaccccccccccttaaatgatttagatgcactattgtaaagtggctgttccactgatgtcagaaggcgaattcaccaatttgtaagtcgctctggataagagcgtctgctaaatgacttaaatgtaaatataatgtaaatgttatggttagggttagggttatggctagagttagggttatggctagagttagggttatggttagggttatggttagggttagggttatggctagggttatggctaggtttatgctagggttatggttagggttagggttatggctagggttagggttatgtttcgggtaatggctagggttagggctagggttatggctagggttatggttagggttatggttatggctagggttagagttatggctagggttagggttatggctagggttatggttatgtttatggctagggttatggttatggttagggttatggttatggctagggttatggttatggcttgggttagggttatggctagggttagggttttggctagggttagagttatggctagggttatggttagtgttagggttatggttagggttatggttagggttatggctagggttatggttagggttatggctagggttagggttatggttatggttagggttatggcgagggttagggttatggctagggttatggttagggttatggtgatggctagggttagggttatggttagggttagggttatggctagggttagggttatggctagggttagggttatggctagggttagggttatggctagggttagggttatggtcagggttatggtgatggctagggttagggttatggttagggttagggttatggctagtgttagggttatggctagagttagggttatgactagagttagggttagggttagggttatggttagggttagggttatggctagggttatggctaggtgtatggctagggttatggttagggttagggctagggttagggttatggttcgggttatggctagggttagggttagggctagggttatggctagggttatggttagggttagggttagggttatggctagggttagagttatggctagggttagggttatggctagggttatggttatggctagggttatggttatgtttatggttagggttatggttatggctagggttagggttatggctagggttagggttatggctagggttagggttttggctagggttagggttatggctagggttatggttagtgttagggttatggctagggttatggttagggttagggttatggttatggttatggttatggttatggttagggttagggttatggctagggttagggttatggctagggttatggttagggttatggtgatggctagggttagggttatggttagggttatggtgatggctagggttagggttatggttagggttatggttatggttagggttagggttatggctagagttagggttatggctagagttagggttatggttagggttatggctagggttatggctaggtttatgctagggttatggttagggttagggttatggctagggttagggttatgtttcgggtaatggctagggttagggctagggttatggctagggttatggttagggttatggttatggctagggttagagttatggctagggttagggttatggctagggttatggttatgtttatggctagggttatggttatggttagggttatggttatggctagggttatggttatggcttgggttagggttatggctagggttagggttttggctagggttagagttatggctagggttatggttagtgttagggttatggttagggttatggttagggttatggctagggttatggttagggttatggctagggttagggttatggttatggttagggttatggttagggttagggttatggctagggttatggttagggttatggtgatggctagggttagggttatggttagggttagggttatggctagggttagggttatggctagggttagggttatggctagggttagggttatggctagggttagggttatggtcagggttatggtgatggctagggttagggttatggttagggttagggttatggctagtgttagggttatggctagagttagggttatgactagagttagggttagggttagggttatggttagggttagggttatggctagggttatggctagggttatggttagggttatggttatgtttatggttagggttatggctagagttagggttatgactagagttagggttatggttagggttatggctagggttagggttatggctagagttagggttatggttagggttatggttagggttagggttatggctagggttatggctaggtgtatggctagggttatggttagggttagggctagggttagggttatggttcgggttatggctagggttagggttagggctagggttatggctagggttatggttagggttagggttagggttatggctagggttagagttatggctagggttagggttatggctagggttatggttatggctagggttatggttatgtttatggttagggttatggttatggctagggttagggttatggctagggttagggttatggctagggttagggttttggctagggttagggttatggctagggttatggttagtgttagggttatggctagggttatggttagggttagggttatggttatggttatggttatggttagggttagggttatggctagggttagggttatggctagggttatggttagggttatggtgatggctagggttagggttatggttagggttatggtgatggctagggttagggttatggttagggttatggttatggttagggttagggttatggctagagttagggttatggctagagttagggttatggttagggttatggctagggttatggttagggttagggttatggctagagttagggttatggctagagttagggttgtggggttatggttagggttatggctagggttatggttagggttttggctagggttatggctagggttacagttagggttagggttatggctagggttagggttatggttagggttatggctagggttagggttagggttatggctagggttatggttagggttatggctagggttatggttagggttatggttatggctagggttagggttatggctagggttagggttatggctagggttagggttatggctagggttagggttatggctagtgttatggttatggttagggttagggttatggctagagttagggttatggctagggttatggttatggttagggtt
Protein-coding regions in this window:
- the LOC135527659 gene encoding circumsporozoite protein-like, translated to NPNHNHNHNHNPNPNHNPSHNPNTNHNPSHNPNPSQNPNPSHNPNPSHNPNPSHNHNPNHKHNHNPSHNHNPSHNPNPSHNSNPSHNPNPNPNHNPSHNPSPNPNPSHNPNHNPNPSPNPNHNPSHTPSHNPSHNPNPNHNPNHNPNSSHNPNPSHNPNHNPNSSHNP
- the LOC135527649 gene encoding circumsporozoite protein-like; amino-acid sequence: SPNPNPSHNPNHNPNPSPNPNHNPSHTPSHNPSHNPNPNHNPNPNPNSSHNPNSSHNPNTSHNPNPNHNPNPSHHHNPDHNPNPSHNPNPSHNPNPSHNPNPSHNPNPNHNPNPSHHHNPNHNPSHNPNPRHNPNHNHNPNPSHNPNHNPSHNPNHNPNHNPNTNHNPSHNSNPSQNPNP